A stretch of DNA from Microbacterium sp. LWS13-1.2:
GTGCCCTTGCCCACACCGAGCGTGCGAGCAGCGGTCACGTACTCGCGCTGCTCCTGCTCGAGAAGCGCCGCTCGCGCCTGCCGGCCGAAGAACGGCAGACCCGCGATCGTGATCGCGACCACGAGCGCACCCCACCCGGGACCCATGATCAGCACGATGCAGACTCCGAGCACGACCCCCGGGAATCCGAGGATGATGTCCAGCAGACGCTGCACGAACACCCCGGCGAACCGGGAGAGAGCACCGAGGAGTCCGAGTGCCGTGCCGATGATCATGCTCGCCGGCACGGCCACGATGATGATGGAGAAGTCCGTGCGAAGCCCGTAGAGCGTGCGGACGAGGAGGTCGCGTCCGAGCTCGTCGGTCCCGAAGGGGTGCGCCAGGCTCGGAGTCTGCAGAGCGTCGGCACTCTGCTGGTCGTAACCGTCCGGGAAGAGCACCGGGGCGAGAAGGGCGAGCAGCACCAGGATCGAGAGGATCACCAAGCCGGTGATACCGCGCCCGGTCTTAAAGGCCGCGAGGTAGCGGCGGAGCGTGGCGTTGGGAGTGAGGCGCCGCTGGCGACGCTGCAGGTTCC
This window harbors:
- a CDS encoding ABC transporter permease, producing the protein MTEMNAQKYATVPSTETVRNLQRRQRRLTPNATLRRYLAAFKTGRGITGLVILSILVLLALLAPVLFPDGYDQQSADALQTPSLAHPFGTDELGRDLLVRTLYGLRTDFSIIIVAVPASMIIGTALGLLGALSRFAGVFVQRLLDIILGFPGVVLGVCIVLIMGPGWGALVVAITIAGLPFFGRQARAALLEQEQREYVTAARTLGVGKGTILVRHILPNVADPILVGGAIFVVAAIFIEAGLSIIGLGIQPPEPSLGSLLNIGMRFIEQAPMFIIGPTIILILLAMSFSLLSDALNETVNRK